Proteins encoded in a region of the Methanobrevibacter millerae genome:
- the uvrA gene encoding excinuclease ABC subunit UvrA produces the protein MTDESKKQIIIKGAREHNLQDIDVSVPRDEFIVITGLSGSGKSSLAFDTIYAEGQRRYVESLSAYARQFLGQMKKPEMESIEGLSPAISIDQKTTRENPRSTVGTITEIYDYLRLLFARIGIPHCPNCGNEVSHQTIGQIGDSIIEEGEGIKVQILSPIVRDKKGQFKDVLEDLRNKGFVRVRVDGEIRELEEDISLAKTYRHNIDVVVDRLKIRKDVDFKRRLVDSLETAAEFSEGLITVLYDDGEKEYEKKYSEHFACVDCGINFEELTPRMFSFNAPQGACPECNGIGSKMEIDPDLVVPDKSLSLSEGAIVPWASSAKRENYYFQMLDAVSKYFNFSMDTPFEELDKKYQDTILFGCDEKIPFTFKRRNKSYMVNRKFEGVVPRMQRLYFETKSSYSRKYLSKFMSDRKCYVCDGKRLRPEVLAVTVGGKSIIDVCDLAIKDSYQFFQDLELTERENFIAKEVLKEIKERLSFLVEVGLDYLSMSRSSGTLSGGEAQRIRLATQIGSGLVGVLYILDEPSIGLHQRDNIKLIEALKRLKDLGNTLVVVEHDEETILSADHVVDIGPGAGEHGGKVVAQGTPIDIMNNKDSITGQYISRTKKIDIPKERRPGNGKFIEIKGAAQNNLKDIDVEIPLGKFTCVTGVSGSGKSSLINEILYKGAHGKLSKKFMFAGKYDKINGLENIDKVIAIDQKPIGRTPRSNPATYTGVFTDIRDLFANTPESKARGYKPGRFSFNVKGGRCEACSGDGIVQIEMHFLADVYVPCEVCGGKRYNEETLDIRYKGKNIYEVLEMTVEEALEFFENIPKITKKLQTLYDVGLGYMKIGQPATTLSGGEAQRIKLAKELSRTSTGKTLYILDEPTTGLHFADIKRLLEVLARLTDAGNSVVVIEHNLDVIKTADHIIDLGPEGGDGGGEVIATGTPEEIAEAGTYTGQFLEKMLNENITPYAKELVEDMGK, from the coding sequence ATGACAGATGAGTCTAAAAAACAAATTATCATAAAGGGAGCTAGAGAACATAATTTGCAAGATATCGATGTTAGTGTTCCTCGTGATGAATTTATTGTAATTACTGGATTGAGTGGGTCTGGAAAGTCTTCATTAGCTTTTGATACAATTTATGCTGAAGGACAGCGTAGATATGTGGAGTCATTATCTGCTTATGCTAGACAATTTTTGGGTCAGATGAAAAAGCCTGAAATGGAATCTATTGAAGGTTTGTCTCCAGCTATTTCAATTGATCAAAAAACAACAAGGGAAAATCCAAGATCAACTGTAGGTACTATTACGGAAATTTATGATTATTTGAGATTATTGTTTGCAAGAATTGGTATTCCCCACTGTCCAAATTGTGGAAATGAAGTATCTCATCAAACCATTGGACAGATTGGTGACAGTATTATCGAAGAGGGAGAAGGAATTAAAGTCCAAATATTATCTCCAATTGTAAGGGATAAAAAAGGCCAGTTCAAAGATGTTTTGGAAGATTTGAGAAATAAGGGATTTGTCAGAGTTCGTGTAGATGGAGAAATCAGGGAACTTGAAGAAGACATCTCTCTTGCAAAAACATACAGACATAACATAGATGTTGTGGTTGATAGATTGAAAATCCGTAAGGATGTTGACTTTAAAAGAAGACTTGTTGACTCTTTAGAAACTGCAGCAGAATTTTCAGAAGGTTTAATCACAGTTTTATATGATGATGGTGAAAAAGAATATGAAAAAAAATATTCCGAGCATTTTGCATGTGTTGATTGTGGAATAAACTTCGAAGAGTTAACTCCAAGAATGTTTTCTTTTAATGCTCCACAGGGGGCATGTCCTGAATGTAATGGTATTGGTTCCAAAATGGAAATTGACCCTGATTTGGTTGTTCCTGACAAATCATTATCATTAAGTGAAGGTGCAATCGTACCGTGGGCAAGTTCAGCCAAAAGGGAAAATTACTATTTCCAAATGCTTGATGCAGTATCTAAATATTTTAATTTCAGCATGGACACTCCATTTGAGGAATTGGATAAAAAATATCAAGATACGATTCTTTTTGGATGTGATGAAAAAATCCCATTCACTTTTAAAAGAAGAAATAAATCCTATATGGTTAATCGTAAATTTGAAGGTGTAGTTCCAAGAATGCAAAGATTATATTTTGAAACCAAATCAAGCTATTCAAGAAAATATCTCTCAAAATTCATGTCTGACAGGAAATGTTATGTTTGTGATGGAAAAAGATTACGTCCGGAAGTTTTAGCAGTAACCGTCGGTGGAAAATCCATTATTGATGTTTGTGATTTGGCAATAAAAGATTCTTATCAGTTTTTTCAGGATCTCGAGTTAACTGAAAGAGAAAACTTCATTGCAAAAGAAGTTTTAAAAGAAATTAAAGAACGTTTAAGCTTTTTAGTTGAAGTAGGTCTTGATTACCTGTCTATGTCAAGGTCTTCAGGTACATTATCTGGTGGGGAAGCACAAAGGATTCGTTTAGCTACTCAAATTGGTTCCGGTCTGGTAGGAGTATTATACATTTTGGACGAGCCAAGTATTGGTCTTCACCAAAGAGATAATATTAAACTTATTGAAGCATTAAAAAGACTTAAAGATTTAGGAAACACTTTGGTTGTAGTTGAACACGATGAGGAAACCATTTTGTCAGCAGACCATGTTGTTGACATAGGTCCCGGTGCCGGAGAGCATGGTGGTAAAGTCGTTGCTCAGGGAACACCAATTGACATAATGAATAATAAGGATTCAATCACAGGCCAATATATTTCAAGGACTAAAAAAATTGATATTCCAAAAGAAAGAAGACCTGGAAACGGTAAATTCATTGAAATTAAGGGTGCTGCCCAAAATAACCTTAAAGATATAGATGTAGAAATTCCATTAGGTAAATTCACCTGTGTTACTGGTGTCAGCGGTTCAGGTAAAAGCAGTCTTATAAATGAAATTTTATATAAGGGAGCTCACGGTAAATTATCCAAAAAATTCATGTTTGCAGGTAAATATGATAAAATTAATGGGCTGGAAAACATAGACAAGGTCATTGCAATAGACCAAAAGCCAATTGGTAGAACTCCAAGATCTAATCCTGCTACATACACGGGAGTATTCACAGACATTCGTGATTTGTTTGCAAACACTCCAGAGTCCAAAGCAAGAGGATACAAACCTGGAAGATTCTCATTTAATGTTAAAGGCGGAAGATGTGAAGCATGTTCCGGTGATGGAATCGTTCAAATTGAAATGCACTTCTTGGCAGATGTATATGTTCCATGTGAAGTCTGTGGCGGTAAGAGATACAATGAAGAGACTTTGGATATCAGGTATAAAGGTAAAAATATCTATGAAGTCTTGGAAATGACAGTTGAAGAGGCTTTGGAATTCTTTGAAAACATTCCTAAAATCACTAAAAAACTCCAGACTTTGTATGATGTTGGACTGGGTTATATGAAAATAGGTCAGCCTGCTACAACATTGTCTGGTGGGGAAGCTCAAAGAATCAAATTGGCTAAAGAGTTATCAAGAACCAGCACAGGTAAAACTTTATATATTCTTGATGAGCCAACCACAGGCCTTCATTTTGCTGACATTAAACGTTTATTAGAGGTTCTTGCTAGATTAACAGATGCAGGAAATTCTGTTGTTGTAATTGAGCATAATTTGGATGTAATCAAAACTGCAGACCATATTATTGATTTGGGTCCGGAAGGTGGAGACGGAGGCGGTGAAGTCATAGCTACCGGAACACCTGAAGAGATTGCCGAAGCCGGAACATACACGGGTCAGTTCCTGGAAAAAATGCTAAATGAAAATATTACTCCATATGCTAAGGAATTAGTTGAGGATATGGGAAAATAA